A stretch of the Dermacentor variabilis isolate Ectoservices unplaced genomic scaffold, ASM5094787v1 scaffold_38, whole genome shotgun sequence genome encodes the following:
- the LOC142569037 gene encoding uncharacterized protein LOC142569037 encodes MTSSTQRLKVLDPAFLVSGQDCSSTNRMLNRVLFFVQVRYFKNAHCLRSDDRCLLLLSYPQSFLSCFMHALFCANRLVLSGDIELNPGPTRKTIRNTGNSDETSCSSAEPDNDLNNISGMLTELLAGQKTIARDIADIKVFQQTVNKRFDALESRVAALEKTSADPSVSLDHSGSDVRSLSQAVSELIKKNDDLENRSRRNNIILHGLGEHNAENTDMLLSNVHQFFTEKLQIECPPIERCHRIGTKREGRSRPVILRVLDFRNKVEIMKIVSKLKGTKFYITEDYSANVRTIHKKLWAATSSFRDHGSVVRLRYDRVFINGVRYRWNDAANALVDDSGLAVNTVVNNSSLSENTLPATSSSP; translated from the coding sequence atgacgtcatcgacacAACGCTTAAAAGTCCTGGACCCGGCTTTCCTCGTCAGTGGGCAAGACTGCAGCAGCACCAACAGGATGCTTAATCGCGTCTTGTTTTTCGTGCAGGTACGTTACTTTAAAAACGCTCATTGTTTGAGATCAGATGatcgttgtttgctgctgctctCTTACCCACAGAGCTTTTTGTCTTGTTTTATGCATGCACTGTTCTGCGCAAATCGACTTGTCCTTAGCGGTGATATAGAATTAAATCCCGGTCCCACGAGAAAGACGATTCGTAACACTGGTAATTCAGACGAAACTTCGTGTTCATCTGCTGAACCTGATAATGACTTGAACAATATTTCTGGAATGCTGACAGAACTATTGGCTGGGCAAAAAACGATCGCTCGAGACATCGCTGACATCAAGGTTTTTCAGCAAACTGTTAACAAGCGTTTTGACGCTCTGGAATCCCGTGTGGCCGCTCTCGAAAAAACTAGCGCTGATCCTAGCGTCTCACTTGACCATTCTGGTTCTGACGTACGCTCTTTATCTCAGGCTGTTTCGGAactaattaaaaagaatgatgacCTTGAAAATCGCTCGAGACGCAACAATATAATTTTGCATGGACTTGGTGAACACAATGCTGAAAACACAGATATGCTTTTGTCTAATGTACACCAATTTTTCACAGAGAAACTTCAAATTGAATGCCCGCCCATCGAACGTTGTCACAGAATTGGCACCAAACGTGAAGGTAGATCGCGCCCAGTTATATTACGAGTACTAGACTTTCGGAACAAAGTAGAAATAATGAAAATTGTCTCAAAgctgaaaggaacaaaattttACATAACTGAAGATTACTCGGCTAATGTACGTACCATTCACAAAAAGCTATGGGCAGCAACTTCTTCTTTTCGTGACCATGGTTCTGTGGTGAGGTTGCGTTATGACCGTGTTTTTATAAACGGTGTCCGCTACAGGTGGAATGATGCAGCTAATGCCCTAGTTGACGATTCAGGTCTCGCTGTAAACACCGTAGTGAATAATTCGAGCCTTTCTGAGAACACTCTCCCGGCCACGTCATCTTCACCTTGA